The window AGCAGCTACAACTGGAGCATCAGAAACGATGTCGAATTCGTAGTTGTACTCAACATTTCTGTGAAGTCTGATAAGAGCAGCAAATTTACCAGTTCTCTTGATAGTGTTACCAGGAATTTTGATATATTTTTTCTCTACAGAAACACCAGCTTTTTCTAAAGCAGCAGATAGATCAGCATTGTTGATAGATCCGAATAATTTATCACCAGTACCTACTTTTGCAGGAATAGTGATAGAAGTTTTCTTCAATTGCTCAACTACAGCGTTAGCAGCAGCGATTAATTTAGCTTCTTCTTCTTTTCTAGCCTCTAATGTAGCTTCTAAAGCAGCTTTGTTTTTTGGGGTAGCTAAAAGAGCAATTCCTTGAGGAATTAAGAAGTTTCTAGCATAACCTGGCTTTACGTTTACGGTATCAAACTCAAGTCCTAAGTTTTCTACGTCTTTTTTAGGATAATTTCCATTGTTGTTGTCCTTTTTAAGATTTTAGTTTTATAATCTAAAATCAAGTTAGAATTAATGATGTATTCAGCAACAAAAGAAGAGATTGCTCTCTTCTTTTATTTATTTTTTGTCTTATTTTAATAAGTCAGCTACGTAAGGTAGTAAAGAAAGGTGTCTTGCTCTTTTGATAGCAGCAGAAACTTTTCTTTGGTATTTTAAAGAAGTTCCAGTGTATCTTCTTGGTAAGATTTTACCTTGCTCGTTTACAAATTGTAATAAGAAGTCAGCATCTTTGTAATCAACGTGCTTAATTCCGTATTTTTTGAATCTACAATATTTCTTTTCAGATTTTGTATTGATATCAAGCGGAGTAAGGAATTTTACTTCTGATTCTCCTCCAGCTGAGGCTTGTTTAGCCATTTCATCTATTGCCATGTCTTGTCTTTTTTAAAAAATAGGGTTAATTAATTAAGCTTTAGCTGCTTTTACTTTAGCTCTTCTTGTTACAGCGTACTCAATAGCATGCTTGTCAAGTTTTGTAGTAAGGTAACGGATAACTCTCTCGTCACGTTTGAATGCTAATTCTAAGTCAGCTACTACAGAACCTTCTCCTTTAAATTCGATTAAAGTATAGAACCCATTCTTTTTCAATTGGATTGGGTAAGCTAATTTTTTTAATCCCCAGTTTTCTTTAGCAACGATTTCGCAGTTCTTTTCTTTGATAAGATCTACATACTTGTTCACTGCTTCCTCTACCTGTGACTCAGATAGAACGGGAGTTAAAATGAAAACAGTTTCGTAATTGTTCATAATGTTAAATGAATTTGTTAATTATTTCGAGGTGCAAAATTAGAAATTATATTTTTAATATGCAAGAGTATTTATGAAATAATGGAGTATTCATGGTAAGAGTTTGAGTGTTGATGGTGTTTTTGTACCTTTGCCACACGAATTTTTTATTTCATGAAAACTAAATTTTACACACTGCCATTATTGTTGATGGGAATTATCTGTTACTCACAGGATAAAATTTCCAAGAAGAACGGAACCTCTTTTGAGGCTAAGATTATCGAAGTTGGGGCTTCAAATATTACTTACAAAGAACTGGATTATCTGGATGGGCCGAGCCATTCATTAAACAAATCAGAAATTTATAAAATCACTTATGCTAACGGAAAGGAAGATCTTCTGGGTAAATATCATAATGTTGATGAAGTGAAAACCTTTATTGCTGATAAAATCAGAGAATTTGGAGCAGATCGTGATAACGGAATGCTGAGACTTGCCGCAGAATTTGATGGAAATAATATCAGAATAAACTCAGTAGATAAAAATGGAAAGCTCTATTACGAAGGAGATTGGTGGAATCTGAGTAATGTAGTGGACTTTCATAAGGTGTCAAAAAGGAAAAATGGGGATGCGTTTTTAAATATCGTCACCTATAAAGTAAAAAGATCAAGTGAAAAACTGGATAAGTTGGTGATTAGAGTCATCAATTACGGAGTTGCTGAAGAATTATCAGAAGCCTTCAAAGATTTAAATATCATGCTAAAAAAAGACCTGTAAATAGGTCTTTTTTTATGAATAAATTTATTCTTTTCTAATCTCTGTTAAAAAATTCACTTTCAATACATCATACAAAGAATGTCTGCTTACTAAGATGGATGCAATAGATGAAACCATACCGGCAAGCATCAGGTGAAAAATCAATGAATGCCTATCTGTCATTTCCAGCACAATGATGGCTGATGTAAACGGAGCACGCGTAATACCGGTAAGAAAAGCAACCATTCCGCCCAGAACAACTACATTGGTTTCATTAGGTGTTAAATGGATAATCCCTGAAATAACAGATCCAATACTTGCTCCGGCAGATAGAGCAGGCGCAAAAATACCACCGGCACCTCCTGAAGTAAAAGACAGGGCAGGGCCTAGCATTCTTAAAATAGGAACATACCAGTCTTCATGCTTATCCTTCGTAAAAAGTACTCGTTCCATAATCTCCTTTCCTGACCCTAAAATTTCACGATTGATGAAATAGGCGATAGAAGCAATAATTAGGGCACATACAATCAGAAATATAACATTCGCTTTGTCGGTTTTCAATGTTTTCTTTTTCCATCCATTGATCTTAAGCATAATTACCGAAAGCTGGCTTGCAAGGATTCCAGCTGTAGCAGCAACAAGCATAATGGGAAACATCACCATCAGAGAAACATCGTTCGTTTTTGGATATCCTAAATATAAATAAGATCCTGCCAAAGTCTGTGCAGTAAGACCTGCAATAATAACAGCGGTAAATAAAGCTGTTTTAAAATAGTTGATATGGGTTTTTGATAATTCTTCTACCGCAAATACAATTCCGCCAAGAGGAGTGTTAAAGGCTGCTGCAAGTCCGGCTGCTGCACCCGTCATAATCATATTCTTTTTTGAGATTTTTGGCCACCAGTCAGGAAGATATTCATTCACTTTTCTAAAAACAGAACCTGCAATCTGGATAGTAGGGCCTTCACGACCTACAGCACCACCTCCAATGACCAGAACTACAGAAGAAATGATTTTGAAAATAATGATTTTAAGGCTTAGAAGGCTTCTTATCTTTTTATGTTCTTTTGGATTAGCGAGTTCTACGGCTGCCATCACCTGAGGAATACCACTTCCTTTAGCGTTGGGCGCAAATTCTTTGACCAGCCACCAGGAAAGTACAAATCCAATCGGGGCAATGATGAAAATCATCCATGCGTGCCAGTTAAAGATAAAATTCATAAGGTTTTCACCCCAGGCGAATATTTGTGCATATAAGACTGCAAAAAAACCGGTAATCACAGATCCGATCCAAAAGGGAATAGCTTGCAAAAGATTGTGTTTCAGCTGTTCATTCCGGATGTTGTCAAACGATTTCTTTATGGATTTACGAATAAGGATGAGAATTTTCAGCATTTGTAAGTTTTGAAGGATGAAATTACGGTAAAATTTTGAAAATTATATTTCTTCTAAAAATTTTGAGACGATGAAAATATGATCTGGAATATAAAAATACATGATTTTTAATAAGATTTCTCATTTAGAATGAATTTTGGGAAAATAGAAAAAACCTGATTAGATATCAGGTTTTTTCAAGTTTAATATTTAATTACTTCTTTTTCATTAAGTCCTCTATCTTCTGAATCATTTTTACAGCATTCGTATTTTCCGGATTTAACGCTAATGATTTTTTATAATGCTCTAAAGCCAAAGCATAATTTTTCGCATAGAAATACCCTTCACCCAAGCTGTCAAAAGCATTTGCCGACTGTGGATTTTCTTTCACGTTTAAAGAAAACACTTTGATAGCTTCCACAATTCTTGAATTTCTCAGCAAGATATAACCTATGTCATTCAGCGTGTTTTCAAAATTCCATTTTAGATTTTTTGCCTTAAGAGAATGATAGATTTTTTCAGCATCAGGATTATTTTTTTTAGAAAATTCAGAGATGATGGTTTCTTCCGCTAATGAATAGTCGTCTGTTAAGTTTTTATCAATCATAGCAGCAATGTGATTAATGATCCGATATTGAACAGGGAATAAAGAGTATCCGTTAGACATCATCACAATGGCCATATTATTGTTCGGATACATCTTATAAGCGCTTACATTTCCGCCAGAAAAATTATAAGAAACTATATTGTTTACTTTGGTGATGTCCCATCCATAAGCGAAAACATCTTTTTTATTACCAAACTCAAAGGGCTGCCACATCATTTCTTTTGTTTGTTGAGATAACAGATCATTTTTACTAAGATGACTGCTCCATTTCAAAAACGCAGGAAGTGTGATGGCTACTCCGTTGGCAGAATGGGCTCTTGTTCCGCTAACGTCCGTAGATTTTTCGTATTGCTTTTTTATAGGATTGTAATTGTATTTTACCACGCGGTTAGGAATCTTTTCGAGAGCGTTTGAAGAGAAAATGACCTGATTTTTAGAATCTGCAAATTGGTTGTCCAGGATGAAGTTTTCAAATGACTGCCCTGTGATTTTTTCTATGATCATGATAAGAAGGAAATAATTTGTCTGGTTATAGCTGAATTGATTTCCTGTTTGAAATTCCATTTTTTCGCTGCTTAACCGCTCAATAACCTTGGCGTTAGAATCATCAACTAAAATATCATTAAAAGCAATAAGGTTAGGAAGTCCCGAAGAATGGGTAATCAGGTTTTTTACTTTTATATCCTGCCATTCTGCGGGTAAATTGTCAAGGTATTTGGAGATTTTGTCTTCTAAAGATAATTGTCCTTTTTCAATCAGTTGAAAAACACCAATATTTGTCATCAGTTTTGAGGTAGAATATATCCTGAACATTGAATTTGAATCTACCTTTTTATCACTTTCCAGCGTTTCTGTGCCATAATACTTTTGAAAAATAATCCGGTCATCTTTTATAATTCCAAGAGCCAAGCCGGGAATCTGATTGATTTTAATCACTTCTTTCACATACTGATCAATTAATGCTGATCGATCAGTTTTCTGCGGGTAGGCCATCACGCAAATACTTAAAGCCAATGTGGTCAAAAGGAACTGTTTCATAGGGAACTTGTTTTGTTTTATAAAAGACAATTCAAACTCCGGTTATATTACTCCCTAATCCAAAGGTACACACAAAAAAACCTCCGATAAAAATCGAAGGTTTTATATTTATTGTATAATCAGCGTTAAGAAAATTACTTATTGCTAATTACTCATTACTTATATTTCCGTGTTCAGATCCCAGTTTTCAAGGTAATCGTGAACATGCTTCAGCATCATTCCACCAAGAGAACCGTCTACTACTCTGTGGTCATAAGAGTGGGACATGAACATTAGATTTCTGATAGCGATTACATCACCGTCAGCCGTTTCTAGAACTGCAGGCTTCTTAACGATCGCTCCAATAGCAAGAATCGCCACCTGTGGCTGAGGAATAATTGGAGTTCCCATAAGGTTTCCAAAGCTTCCTACGTTAGAAATTGTATAAGTTGCCCCTTGAGTATCTTCTGGTCTTAACTTCTTGTTTCTTGCTCTGTAAGCTAAGTCATTGATTGCTTTGGCAAGACCTGAAAGGGATAATTGATCAGCATTTTTAATAACAGGAACAATAAGGTTTCCGTCTGGTAGAGCAGTGGCCATACCGATGTTGATGTTTTTCTTTTTGATGATGTTCTCACCATTTACAGAAACATTGATCATTGGGAAATCCTGGATTGCTTTTACTACAGCTTTCACAAAAATAGGCATGAAAGTAAGCTTTTCACCTTCACGTTTTTCGAAGGCTGTTTTATGTTTAGCTCTCCATTTTACAACATTGGTAACATCTGTTTCAATGAATGAAGTAACGTGTGGAGCAATTTGTTTTGCTTTCACCATGTTTTCAGCGATGATCTTTCTCATTCTGTCCATTGGAATGATCTCGTCACCTGCAGCAGTAGTAATCGTTGCAGCTGGTGCTGAAACAGGGGCTGGAGCAGAAGCTGTCTGTTGAACCGGAGCAGCCTGCTGAGCAGGTTGTTTTCCTCTGTTGGCAACATAAGCTAAAATATCTTCTTTGGTAATTCTTCCTTCTAAACCGCTTCCTTTAATAGATTTCAGTTCAGTTTCAGAAATATTTTCCTGTTGTGCAATTGATTTTACAAGTGGAGATAAATAAAGATCTCCAGAGAATTCTACATTGGATGCAGCCACAGTTTGTAAAGGCTGCTCAATAGTTTTTAAAGTTTCAGTGTCTGGAGTAGCTGCCGGTGTTTCAGTGGTTACTTCCTCAGAAGCAGAACCTTCTCCTTCAATTTCTAAAATAGCAATGGCCTCACCTACTTTTGCAACTTCATCTTTTTGCTTTAAAATTTTTACGATTTTTCCCGAAACTGGTGTCGGAACGTCTGAATCTACTTTATCTGTTGCAATTTCTACTACAGAGTCATCCTCTTTTACGTTATCACCTTCATTGAATAACCAAGTGATAATTGTCGCTTCCATAACCCCTTCTCCCATGGAAGGAAGCAATAATTTGTATTCTGCCATTTTTGATTTTTAGATTTTGACAAATATATAAAAAAAATCGGTTTTTTTATGAAATATATAATTTTACATGAATTCAATGTAGATATTTTCTCCTACATTCAATCCAAACAGGCTTTTAGCTCCGTTTTTCTTACTGCCTTTATAGATGGTGAGCTCCAATAACTGGCTGTCATTGAAGATAGCAGCCGACTGCCCGTGGAATTCCGTCTCCCTTTCCCAGTCTGAAACTACTTCAGTATGGCTGGAAAAGATCCTGGAGAGACTCAGGTTTCTGAATTTTATGGTAAATCCTTTGTATCCTTTGCTGATATTTTCAAAGAAATCCTGATTGATATTTGAGATTATATTTCCGAAATTATCAATATAGGTAACTTCACCAATAATCATACCTTCAGACTCATTATAAACCGCTCTTGGGAACATCAGTTGCTTGGCTGTATCTATTTTTCTTCCGATCACTTCAGGAAGGCCGCCGTTGGCAAGATGTACTGCTGCCGGAACAAAAATATCTGTAGAAGTGAAATTAATAATATCATCAAAACGGTTGTTCAATGTGATCTCGTAAATGGCTTCCGGCTTAATATCAAAAAAGATAAGACTTAAAAGACCATTATCTGCTGCCAGAAAGTAAGACCCGTCCGCTTTGTAAAGAATATTTTTTCTGGATTTGTGGTAAAAACTGTCTACAGAAAGGATGTGAATACTGCCTTTCGGAAAGTATTTATATGCGTTTCTTACAATATAAGAAGTTTGTATAAGGTTGAATGCCTGGATATCGTGGGTTATATCAATAATATTAACCTCAGGGTTTAGAGACAGAATCTTGCCCTTCACAGCGGCGACTCTGTAATCTAAATTTCCGAAATCCGAAGTAAGGGTAATAATTGACATGAGCAATTTATAGAATAGTGTAGTCATGCAAAGTTATTTAAAATAAAAGGAAAGCCCGAAAGATTGTTGAAAAGAATTTGATATAAATTGAAAAAAAGCTTTAATTTTAAAATCTAAAAATAAAAATACTGCATGTTTGAATTGACCTATGATCTGGAAGAAATCGATGCGAAAATCTTCTATGGAGTTAATAACCAATATTTCAACTTAATAAAATCAAGCTTTCCGACCATTAAAATTACTGGAAGAGACCATTATATTTTTGCAATGGGAAATCAGGAAGCTTTGGACATATTGAAGCAAAAACTGGATGATATTGTAAAATTTATCTCAAAAAACAACTCAATCGGCCTTAAAGACGTCGAAAACATCCTGAATATTAAAGATGAAAATGAAAAGCAGCTCATCTTTGATCAGGACATCATTGTAAAAGGAGTAAACGGGAAGGTAATCAAAGCAAAGACAACCAATCTTAAAAAACTGGTAAAAGAAACAGAGAAAAAAGATATGGTTTTTGCGATTGGACCTGCCGGAACCGGAAAAACGTATACGAGTGTAGCATTGGCGGCAAAAGCTTTGAAGGATAAGGAAGTAAAAAGAATTATTCTTACAAGACCTGCTGTGGAAGCAGGGGAGAGTCTTGGATTCCTTCCAGGAGATCTTAAAGAAAAATTAGATCCCTATTTACAGCCTTTATACGATGCACTTCGTGATATGATTCCTCATGAGAAGTTGGAAGGCTTTATGGAAAAGAAAGTTATTGAGGTAGCACCATTAGCTTTCATGAGAGGGCGTACCCTTGATGATGCTTTTGTCATTCTTGATGAAGCTCAAAATACTACCCATGCTCAGATGAAAATGTTCCTGACGAGAATGGGGATGAATGCAAAATTTATCATTACAGGTGATCCAAGTCAGATTGACCTTCCAAAGAACCAGCAATCCGGATTGAAAGAAGCGATGAGGATTTTGAATGGAGTGAAGGAGATAGGTTTTGTATATCTTACAGAGGAAGATGTGGTAAGGCACCCAGTGGTAAGGAAGATTATTCTTGCTTACAATGATGAAGAAAAGCGATTGAGAAATGATTGATTCTATGTAGATAAAAGTTCCATTAACCTTTTGTTAACCTTATTTTTTTTTCTTAAAATTTGTTAATTTGAAAAAAATAATTAGTTTTGCAGTCCTTAAATGTATAACTAATTAACAATGAAAAAAAATTTACTTATTGCAGCTGTAGCTGTATTGGGAATTAATGCAAACGCGCAGGAATTTAAATTTGGACCTAAAGCAGGTTACTCTTTATCAATGCTTAAGGCAACTGGTGAAGGAACTACCTATAAATTTGATTCAAAATCTACTTTCTATGCTGGGGCAATGGCAGAATATAAGTTTAACGATAAATTTGCCGTACAGGGTGAGGTTTTATACTCTCCAATCGGAGGTAAGCAGGAAGAAGCTGTTGCTTTTACTGAAGCGGGTGTAAATGTAACGGGGACTGAAAAAACAGACTGGAAACTGGGAACTGTACAAATTCCTATCAGTGCTAAATATTATGCTACTGAGAATTTAGCTTTCGGAGTAGGTCTTAACGTAGGTGTTATTTTTTCTGCAAAAGTGAAATCAACATTAGAATTATCAGGGTCAGCTTTAGGAGAATCATTTTCTGAATCAGAAACTACTACTACAGATGTGAAGGATCACATGAATAAACTGAACTTAGCTCCTTTTGTTGGTGCTGAATATACGCTTGAGAACGGATTGTTTTTTGATGCGAGATATAACTTAGGAGTTTCTAACCTTGCTAAAAAGGAGGATGGAGAAAACGGAACTTTGAAAAACAGCTTTATCCAAGTAGGTGTTGGTTTTAAATTCGGAGGAAACTAATCTTAAAGATTCTAGAAAAATAAAAGGAAACAGGACAATTTTGTCCTGTTTTTTTATTTTAATGAATAGAGTACATAGATTGTCTTCCTGTGATGAAAATAATTAGTATTTTTGGGGCGTAAAATTTAAACTTAAAAAATGAAAAAGCTATTATTAGTAGGTGCTTTTGCACTTTTAGGAGGAGCTGCTCAGGCGCAGGAAGGTTTAAAATTAGGTGGCCACATTGGTGTTCCTGTATCTGATGCAAGCAATGTATCTTCATTTACACTAGGAGTTGATGGAGCTTATATGTGGAATATTGCTAAAGGATTTGACCTTGGGGTAGCAACAGGATATTCTCATTTCTTCGGAAAAGATCACTTTGATGATTTCGGATTTATCCCTGTGGCAGTTGCAGGTAAATATAAATTTAAAGGAGCTCCTATCTTCGTAGGATTAGACTTAGGGTATGGTATTTCTACAAAAAGTGGTATTGATGGAGGTTTCTATGCGCAGCCTAAGTTTGGATATCAGATGTCTAAAGGAGAACTATACATAGGATATCAATCTGTAAGCAACAGTGAAAAAGTAGGCTGGGGAAGATATAGCTGGACTGCTGGAGCTGTTAATCTAGGATATAACTTCTTTATTAAATAAGAAGCCTGTTAAAATAGATATAAGAAACTCTGGTGAAATCCGGAGTTTTTTTATTTGATAGGTAGGGCCTGATAGCAGAGCGTTTTTATGTATGTGGCTCTATCATATCACTTTGGGATTGTAAAATGACTCTTGAGTTATAAACATTTGTTTAATTTTTAAGACTTAATTCCTTAAAAATTAACATTTTAACAAGGGTTATTTCGAGGTGTTTAGCTAAATTATAATGATTTTATTAAAATTCAAAAATTTTTAAAACTAAACATATTGGGCTGTGGTTGAGGAATTGTAGTTTTTTTATTCATAATATTGTGAAAAACCTAAAAAGCTCCCATTGATATGATTTATTTTTATAAAACCTTAAATTTTAACAATGATATTAATCACATTAACAAATTTTAATATTAGTGGGGACGACTGTAAATTTGCCTCCAGAAAGTATTAAAATTTTTTAAAATGAAAAAAATATTATTAGCGGGTGCTGTTGCACTTTTCGGTTTATCAAATGCTCAGATTGCTAAAGGTACTACATATGTTTCAGGACAATTAGGGTATTCTCAGAATGAAAATAACAATACAGATACTAAAATCGAGAGCTTCAAAGTTCTTCCAACTGTAGGTTATTTCGTAAACACTAACCTAGCAGTAGGTTTAGGTGTAGGTTACAAAAACGATAACACTAAAGTAACTACTGAAACTACTGTAGGAGGTGGAACTTTGGTTGCTGAAAAGAAAAATACAACTTCTGCATTCGTAGTAGCTCCATTCGTAAGAAAATACTGGACTTTAGCTGATAAATTATACATCTTCGGTCAGTTAGAAGTTCCTATGGAATTCGGTCAGTACAAGCAAGAAAGCGAGTCTACTTTAACAACAGGTTCTACAGTAACTAGAAACTCTACTTCTGACAAAGCTAACTATACTTCAATCGGTGTAAACGTTAAGCCAGGTTTAGATTATTTCTTAAACAAGAACTGGTCTATCGAAGCTACTTTCGGTGAGTTTGGTTACAACACAAACAAATTAGATGTAGACGGAGCTAAGAGAGTAAACGATTATAAATTCGGATTGAATTTATCTTCTGTAACTTTCGGAGTTAAATATGTATTTGCAAAATAATAAACAAAGCATATAATAATAGAGCCCTAGGATTATTATCTTAGGGCTTTTTTATCTTACTACTATTAAATATATAATAATCATGAAAAAAATCTTATTAGCATCTGCAATTGCTTTATTTGCAGGGCTTAATGCGCAGACAACATTGGGTGTAAAAGGAGGATACGCTTTGTCTAAATTAAACTTTAATGAAAACAGCATTGAGCTTGATGGAGCTAAAGGAACGATGAAATCAAAGTCCGGATTTTATGTTGGAGCTTTGGTAGAACATAAGTTCAATAGTAAATTTGCGATTCAGGGAGAAGTAGAGTATGCCAACTTAGGCGGAAAAGCGGAGGTTGCTTTACCATACGGGATTAAAGTAACTGAAAAAATAAACCTTAACAGAATTGTAATTCCTGTTTCTGCAAGATATTATGCAACGCCTGAATTAGGTATTTATGCTGGCCCATATGTCAGTTTCAAAACAGATACTAATGTGAAGTTTGATGTAACAGGTCTGCCTGCCGGTGCTTCTGTGAATCCAACCGCAGTTAGAGAAGGAGAACAAATTGTAGAGAAACAGTTTAATGACAACCTGAAGTCTACTGATTTCGGATTGTTTTTCGGGGCTGATTATACCGTATACAAAGGTTTATTTGTAGATGCACGTTATAGTTTTGGGTTGACCAATATGGTTAAGAATCCTGTCGGTGACGAGAAAGTAAAGATGAATTTCTTCCAGCTTGGGGTAGGGTATAAGTTTAAATAAATTCAATTAATAATCATGAAAAAACTATTATTAGCAGGTGCAGTAGCACTTTTCGGGCTTTCTAATGCTCAAATGACTAAAGGTGACTGGGTAATCAGTGGAAACACTGGAATGGGCTTTAATAACGTTACAACTACAGTAAAAGCAGGAGGTAAGTCTACCGACAGTCCAACAGTAAACACATTCTCAATCACACCTTCTGTGGGGTATTTCGTTATTGATAAATTAGCAGTGGGGATTGATTTAGGATATGTAAATAGAACCACAAAATATGATGATGTTAAGTTTACAAACTCTACATTTTCTGTAATGCCTACAGCAACTTATTATTTTACTAACTCCAGCAAACTGGTTCCATTCCTGGGAGCAGGGATAGGTTATGGATCAAATAAGGAAAAGACTTCTTTTTCCGGGGGGCGCAATGGAATTTATGATCCAATTCTTATGCACGATACAGAGACCACTACAGATGGTTTAGCATGGAAAGTAAAAGGAGGAGTAACTTATATGGCAACTTCTTCTTTAGGGATTAATCTGGGGATCTCTTATGATCAGTTTTCAAGTAAAGCAACAGTTATGAATACAGAGGTTAAGACAAACATTAATACTTTCGGTGTGAATGTTGGTTTTTCTTATTTCATCAAAGGAAAAGGACAGAAATCTGATAAATAATCAGGCTGTTTAAAGATAAAAAACAAAAAAATCCGACTCAGTTTTGAGTCGGATTTTATATTTTGATGAGATTGTTTCTGGATTATTTTCCAAACATTCCACCCATTCCAGGCATATTCGGCATTTTGCTCATCATCTGCATCATTTGCTTTCCTTGAGGTCCCTGCATCATCTTCATCATTTTACCCATCTGATCGAATTGTTTCATCAATTGATTTACATCTTCAATCTTTCTTCCGGCACCTCTTGCAATTCTGTTTTTTCTCTGAGTATTGATAATAGAAGGTCTTCTTCTTTCCTCAGGTGTCATAGAGTAGATAATCGCTTCAATGTGTTTAAATGCATCATCACTGATCTCTACATCTTTGATGGCTTTTCCAACCCCAGGAATCATTCCCATAAGGTCTTTCATGTTACCCATCTTCTTAATCTGGTTGATCTGCTTTAAGAAATCATCAAAACCAAATTCATTTTTAGCGATTTTCTTGTGAAGTTTTTTAGCTTCTTCTTCATCAAACTGCTCCTGAGCTCTTTCTACTAAGGAAACAACATCTCCCATTCCTAAGATTCTGTCTGCCATCCTTTCCGGGTAGAAAAGGTCTAAAGCTTCCATTTTCTCTCCTGTAGAGATGAATTTGATTGGTTTTTCAACTACAGAACGGATCGTTAAAGCAGCACCCCCTCTTGTATCACCATCTAACTTGGTTAAAACAACCCCGTCAAAGTTCAACGCATCGTTGAATGCTTTAGCAGTATTCACAGCATCCTGACCAGTCATGGAATCCACTACGAAAAGGGTTTCCTGTGGCTTGATGAAGTAATGTACAGACTTGATCTCGTTCATCATCTGCTCATCAATCGCTAAACGACCTGCCGTATCCACGATTACTACATCGTGATTGTTGGCCTTTGCAAAATTGATGGCATTTTCAGCGATAGTAGAAGGGTTTGTAGCTCCTTCTTCAGTATAAACGGGAACATTAATTTGTCCTCCTAATACTTTTAGCTGATCGATCGCAGCAGGACGGTAAACGTCACAGGCTACCAATAATGGTTTTTTATTTCTTTTTGTCTGTAAATAATTAGCAAGTTTTCCAGAGAAAGTAGTCTTACCAGAACCCTGAAGACCTGCAATAAGGATTACAGATGGTTTTCCCGAAAGATTAATTCCCTCCTGAGAACCTCCCATTAAATCC of the Chryseobacterium capnotolerans genome contains:
- the rpsR gene encoding 30S ribosomal protein S18 is translated as MAIDEMAKQASAGGESEVKFLTPLDINTKSEKKYCRFKKYGIKHVDYKDADFLLQFVNEQGKILPRRYTGTSLKYQRKVSAAIKRARHLSLLPYVADLLK
- the rpsF gene encoding 30S ribosomal protein S6; translated protein: MNNYETVFILTPVLSESQVEEAVNKYVDLIKEKNCEIVAKENWGLKKLAYPIQLKKNGFYTLIEFKGEGSVVADLELAFKRDERVIRYLTTKLDKHAIEYAVTRRAKVKAAKA
- a CDS encoding chloride channel protein; its protein translation is MLKILILIRKSIKKSFDNIRNEQLKHNLLQAIPFWIGSVITGFFAVLYAQIFAWGENLMNFIFNWHAWMIFIIAPIGFVLSWWLVKEFAPNAKGSGIPQVMAAVELANPKEHKKIRSLLSLKIIIFKIISSVVLVIGGGAVGREGPTIQIAGSVFRKVNEYLPDWWPKISKKNMIMTGAAAGLAAAFNTPLGGIVFAVEELSKTHINYFKTALFTAVIIAGLTAQTLAGSYLYLGYPKTNDVSLMVMFPIMLVAATAGILASQLSVIMLKINGWKKKTLKTDKANVIFLIVCALIIASIAYFINREILGSGKEIMERVLFTKDKHEDWYVPILRMLGPALSFTSGGAGGIFAPALSAGASIGSVISGIIHLTPNETNVVVLGGMVAFLTGITRAPFTSAIIVLEMTDRHSLIFHLMLAGMVSSIASILVSRHSLYDVLKVNFLTEIRKE
- a CDS encoding serine hydrolase domain-containing protein, whose translation is MKQFLLTTLALSICVMAYPQKTDRSALIDQYVKEVIKINQIPGLALGIIKDDRIIFQKYYGTETLESDKKVDSNSMFRIYSTSKLMTNIGVFQLIEKGQLSLEDKISKYLDNLPAEWQDIKVKNLITHSSGLPNLIAFNDILVDDSNAKVIERLSSEKMEFQTGNQFSYNQTNYFLLIMIIEKITGQSFENFILDNQFADSKNQVIFSSNALEKIPNRVVKYNYNPIKKQYEKSTDVSGTRAHSANGVAITLPAFLKWSSHLSKNDLLSQQTKEMMWQPFEFGNKKDVFAYGWDITKVNNIVSYNFSGGNVSAYKMYPNNNMAIVMMSNGYSLFPVQYRIINHIAAMIDKNLTDDYSLAEETIISEFSKKNNPDAEKIYHSLKAKNLKWNFENTLNDIGYILLRNSRIVEAIKVFSLNVKENPQSANAFDSLGEGYFYAKNYALALEHYKKSLALNPENTNAVKMIQKIEDLMKKK
- a CDS encoding dihydrolipoamide acetyltransferase family protein — encoded protein: MAEYKLLLPSMGEGVMEATIITWLFNEGDNVKEDDSVVEIATDKVDSDVPTPVSGKIVKILKQKDEVAKVGEAIAILEIEGEGSASEEVTTETPAATPDTETLKTIEQPLQTVAASNVEFSGDLYLSPLVKSIAQQENISETELKSIKGSGLEGRITKEDILAYVANRGKQPAQQAAPVQQTASAPAPVSAPAATITTAAGDEIIPMDRMRKIIAENMVKAKQIAPHVTSFIETDVTNVVKWRAKHKTAFEKREGEKLTFMPIFVKAVVKAIQDFPMINVSVNGENIIKKKNINIGMATALPDGNLIVPVIKNADQLSLSGLAKAINDLAYRARNKKLRPEDTQGATYTISNVGSFGNLMGTPIIPQPQVAILAIGAIVKKPAVLETADGDVIAIRNLMFMSHSYDHRVVDGSLGGMMLKHVHDYLENWDLNTEI
- a CDS encoding SAM hydrolase/SAM-dependent halogenase family protein; protein product: MSIITLTSDFGNLDYRVAAVKGKILSLNPEVNIIDITHDIQAFNLIQTSYIVRNAYKYFPKGSIHILSVDSFYHKSRKNILYKADGSYFLAADNGLLSLIFFDIKPEAIYEITLNNRFDDIINFTSTDIFVPAAVHLANGGLPEVIGRKIDTAKQLMFPRAVYNESEGMIIGEVTYIDNFGNIISNINQDFFENISKGYKGFTIKFRNLSLSRIFSSHTEVVSDWERETEFHGQSAAIFNDSQLLELTIYKGSKKNGAKSLFGLNVGENIYIEFM